One segment of Ziziphus jujuba cultivar Dongzao chromosome 12, ASM3175591v1 DNA contains the following:
- the LOC132799224 gene encoding hydroxycinnamoyl-CoA:piscidic acid hydroxycinnamoyltransferase-like, whose amino-acid sequence MVHIKSSNTVIPNEPTPNERYLLSEFDQIKLWNHVSLLYFYKPQNSNSRGCRVVSVIEVMRNSLSQALVPYYPLAGRLHWSEGGRLELHCKAKGVLLLEADSEGTLEDLADFAPTQALKELTPLVDYGSIEEMPLLLVQLTRFRCGGLCVGVAVCRAILDGTATFGFVKSWAKLARGEKLDVLPFLDRFVWKSSGKLTMPCYDHDEFKKLPTSTGFLKSKAGHNNESIACMLKVTKEQMNKLKKMAGEIYNDQNMVKQRPFSRFEVLSAHIWRCACKARYNGDNHQPTRVCIIIDCRKRMNPPLPAGYLGNATLPTVTPLCVFDDLISKPLSYAAGKIREAINKMTDEYIRSALGFIASNTNMDVLRTSFQKPASVEGSDDLGNPNLNIVSWMNMPIHDTDFGWGKPTYMGPGSINSEGKAFNMSSIDIDGSISIPFCLKAAHMDSFMKFFYEDIREVPFPYSKI is encoded by the coding sequence ATGGTGCACATCAAGTCCTCTAATACAGTTATTCCAAACGAGCCTACCCCGAATGAAAGATACTTGTTGTCTGAGTTTGATCAAATTAAGCTTTGGAATCATGTATCACTCTTATATTTCTACAAGCCCCAAAACAGCAACAGTAGGGGCTGTAGAGTAGTATCTGTAATTGAGGTGATGAGAAATTCTCTGAGCCAAGCTTTGGTTCCTTATTATCCTTTAGCTGGCAGACTACATTGGAGTGAAGGGGGTCGACTAGAGCTTCATTGCAAAGCCAAGGGAGTGCTACTTCTGGAAGCAGATTCTGAAGGAACATTGGAGGACCTTGCTGATTTTGCTCCAACTCAAGCTCTAAAGGAACTTACCCCTTTGGTTGATTACGGTTCTATTGAGGAAATGCCTTTGCTGCTAGTACAACTAACAAGATTCAGGTGTGGAGGTCTCTGTGTTGGAGTAGCTGTATGCCGTGCTATTCTTGATGGAACAGCTACATTTGGTTTCGTGAAATCATGGGCCAAGTTGGCTCGTGGAGAGAAATTAGATGTATTGCCATTCCTTGACAGATTTGTGTGGAAATCAAGTGGAAAGCTTACAATGCCATGCTACGATCACGATGAGTTCAAGAAGTTGCCAACTTCTACAGGTTTCTTGAAATCCAAAGCAGGGCACAACAATGAAAGCATTGCTTGCATGCTGAAAGTCACAAAAGAGCAGATGAATAAACTAAAGAAGATGGCAGGTGAGATATATAACGATCAAAACATGGTGAAGCAGAGACCCTTTAGTAGATTTGAGGTCTTGTCTGCCCATATTTGGAGGTGTGCTTGCAAGGCTCGCTACAATGGAGACAATCACCAACCAACAAGAGTATGCATCATCATTGACTGTCGTAAAAGGATGAATCCACCATTACCAGCAGGGTACCTTGGAAATGCAACATTGCCTACAGTGACACCCCTGTGCGTCTTTGATGACCTCATATCCAAGCCATTGTCTTATGCTGCCGGGAAAATAAGGGAAGCCATTAACAAGATGACAGATGAGTACATAAGGTCAGCTCTTGGTTTCATAGCAAGTAACACAAATATGGATGTGCTAAGAACATCCTTCCAAAAACCAGCTTCAGTTGAAGGATCTGATGACTTAGGGAATCCTAACCTTAATATTGTTAGTTGGATGAATATGCCAATTCATGATACTGATTTTGGGTGGGGAAAGCCTACATATATGGGTCCAGGTTCCATAAATTCTGAAGGTAAGGCTTTCAATATGTCGAGCATTGATATTGATGGATCTATCAGCATACCGTTTTGCTTGAAAGCAGCACATATGGATTCATTCATGAAGTTCTTTTACGAGGATATACGAGAAGTACCCTTTCCTTAttccaaaatttga